Proteins encoded in a region of the Flammeovirga yaeyamensis genome:
- a CDS encoding acyltransferase family protein, producing MKQSILFSKNDTLQIKGIGILLIVLHNFFHWVQPSTGENEFFFDILFFKNYATLLIDYPEQFVNLSFSFFGHYGVQLFIFISGYGLSTSYSIKTSTYFAFIKHRLLKVYPPFLIGVFVLCLYTFFLNKKVLSIQWGLSIIYKLLSIHIFLPEEALSINGPWWFFGLIIHFYFIFIPLQRLINRYGISGFLGINFSAYLLIFLLLEPLLEHKIYVMANVIGHLPEFTLGIFIASRKVISIRKSWFFIALITFSLGNIFFVFYPFTFLSIIIIFLFLFQYRGSILNWMKALIEFFGDYSLFIFVLHGFFRNIFIPLTIEKSILEVIGFALAYLFFVTILSVVCQKIYNYLKTIL from the coding sequence TACAAATAAAAGGAATAGGTATCTTGCTTATTGTTTTGCACAATTTTTTTCATTGGGTACAGCCCTCAACTGGAGAGAATGAATTTTTTTTTGATATCCTATTTTTTAAAAATTATGCTACATTATTAATAGATTATCCAGAACAATTTGTCAACTTATCATTTTCTTTTTTTGGACATTATGGAGTACAATTATTTATTTTCATAAGTGGATATGGTTTAAGTACATCGTATTCTATTAAAACCTCAACTTATTTTGCCTTTATAAAACATCGATTATTGAAAGTTTACCCCCCATTTTTGATTGGTGTTTTTGTTTTATGTCTTTATACCTTTTTTTTAAATAAAAAGGTGTTATCCATTCAATGGGGTCTATCTATTATATATAAGTTATTATCAATCCATATTTTCTTGCCAGAAGAAGCTTTAAGTATAAACGGTCCTTGGTGGTTTTTTGGATTAATAATCCATTTTTATTTCATCTTTATTCCCCTTCAGAGGCTTATAAATCGATATGGTATTAGCGGTTTTCTTGGAATTAATTTTAGCGCTTATTTACTTATATTTCTATTACTTGAGCCATTATTAGAACATAAAATTTATGTTATGGCCAATGTGATAGGTCATTTACCCGAGTTTACTTTAGGTATCTTCATTGCATCAAGAAAAGTGATAAGCATTCGAAAAAGTTGGTTTTTTATAGCATTGATTACTTTTAGTTTAGGGAATATTTTTTTTGTTTTTTATCCATTCACTTTTCTTTCAATAATAATAATTTTCTTGTTTCTATTTCAGTATAGAGGATCAATTTTGAATTGGATGAAAGCTTTGATCGAATTTTTTGGGGACTATAGTCTATTTATTTTCGTACTTCATGGTTTTTTTCGGAATATTTTTATTCCGCTTACAATAGAAAAATCTATACTTGAAGTTATTGGTTTTGCATTAGCCTATTTATTCTTTGTCACTATTTTGAGTGTGGTTTGTCAAAAAATATACAATTATCTGAAAACCATACTTTAA
- the bla gene encoding subclass B1 metallo-beta-lactamase produces the protein MKTKFLLSITLLLLFSCDYNTPKLYQTETLKLQAISEHVWQHTSYLNTQSFGKVECNGILVIDDEEAVLIDTPTDAESTEELYNWLQENDIELKAVVPTHFHVDCTAGLNFLHKKGVESYGSYLTLLNASRHHQPIPQNAFKDSLTIMVDDHEVKFKYFGKGHTTDNITAYIPSDKVLFGGCLVKALGWSKGNLEDADTIAWPESLSELKLAYPDVKKVVPGHGKIGGMDLIDYSIELFTKK, from the coding sequence ATGAAAACTAAGTTTCTCTTATCAATAACACTTCTCTTATTATTCAGTTGTGATTATAATACTCCTAAATTATATCAAACTGAAACATTAAAATTACAAGCTATATCTGAACATGTTTGGCAACATACTTCCTATTTAAACACACAAAGTTTTGGGAAAGTGGAATGCAATGGGATTTTAGTGATAGATGACGAGGAAGCCGTTTTAATCGATACACCAACAGATGCAGAAAGTACAGAAGAGTTATACAATTGGCTTCAAGAAAATGATATTGAGCTAAAGGCTGTAGTGCCGACTCACTTTCATGTGGATTGTACTGCGGGTTTAAATTTCCTACATAAAAAGGGAGTAGAAAGCTACGGTTCATATCTAACTTTATTAAATGCATCTAGACATCATCAACCTATCCCTCAGAATGCGTTTAAAGATTCCCTCACAATTATGGTCGATGATCATGAGGTGAAATTCAAGTACTTTGGTAAGGGGCATACTACAGATAATATTACGGCTTATATACCAAGTGACAAAGTCTTATTCGGAGGTTGTTTGGTTAAAGCATTAGGTTGGTCGAAAGGAAACCTTGAAGATGCTGATACTATTGCATGGCCAGAAAGTTTATCCGAATTGAAATTAGCATATCCTGATGTGAAAAAAGTTGTTCCAGGACATGGTAAAATTGGAGGTATGGATTTGATTGATTATTCAATTGAGTTATTTACAAAAAAGTAA